TGTGTTTCCCCTCATGCAGAGCAAATGAGGCAGCCGCTGGAGAAACAGCGAACGCACCCACGGAGACATGGGATGGTAAGTAGCTGAAGAGCGGTGGTGGACGTTGATCACAAAAATGGTCACGATGATGGAGAGAGTGACAAAAATCATGATAAAAAGCAGGTACTCTCCAATCAGCGGGATAACCTTGGAAGAAGAAGGGATGATCTCCTCGATGACGAGAAGGAACACAGTGAGGGACACCAGGACGGAGGTGGAGAGAGAGACTTTTTCCCCTTCATCAGAGGGCAGGTAGAAGACCAGCACTGTTAGGAAGGACAAGCCCAGGCAGGGAATAATGAGGAAGAGTGTGTAGAAGAGAGGAAGACGTTTCAAGATGAACGAGTACGTGATGTAGGGGTAGGAGAGGTGGCTGTCTTGCCGACTGCCTTTGACACCAGTGGCGCTGAGAATCTCCCACTCGCCGTTATCAAAGAAGTCGCTTCGGTCCACCTGCTGGTTGATGAGGACTAGTTTGACCATGTTTCCATCATATGTCCAAGAGCCAAACTTCATAGAGCAGTTCTGCCGATCGAATGGGAAAAAGGTCACATCCATGGTGCAGGCGGACTTGTAGCTGGCAGGAGGCGTCCATGTGATCATGCCGTTGTACCGCACGATGGCTTTGGTCATAAGTGAGCCTTCAAAACGTCCATCAGCACTAAAAATGGTCATGAAGCATATGTTAATATCTTAATATTCCAAAATAAGTCATTCTTGTTACAAGTGATATCCACACCAATTGCACAAACTTACTTTTCATATAAAACAATGTCTGGGAGCCAGATGCTCTCTGACGGGACCCTTATAGAGGTGATGCCACCATAGTTCTCAGGGTTCCATCGCAGTTTATAATCCAGCCATTCcttaagaaaaattataattgtgagcctggaccacaaaaccagtcttaagtcgctggggtatatttttagcaatacccaaaaaaatattctatcaaaatgactgatttttcttttatgctaataatctttaggatattgagtaaagatcatgttccatgaagaaattttttacatttcctaccataaatatttaaaaacttaatttttgattagtaatatgcattgctaagaattcatttggacaacttcaaaggtgattttcttagtattttgacttttttttgcactctcacattccagattttcaaatagttgtatctttgCCAAATATcatccgatcctaacaaaccatacatcaatggaaagctttcagatgatatGTTAATCTCAGAAATTGATACTTAAGACTggttggtccagggtcacaattttgcattaattataaagaaaaaagataattgagatacaattatagttttttttttcatattatatttttcattttaattttacatttacatttagtcatttagcaaaagcttttatccaaagtgactaatAAATGAAGACAATACAAGCGATCAaactaacaaaagaaaaaaccaaGCCATTAGAAGGTAggtaggtttttattattatttttatactaacTGATAATAAACTTAACTAATTAAGATGTTATTGTATCCATTTTTTTCCCCTAGACAATTCCCAGACCATTTTTACAGTGATGCTTATGGTTACATACCTGCCATAGCCACACATTAGTTGTCATGAGTTGGTTTTTCTCATCCTAAATTcataaacagagaaagaaagaaaaatggaaagAAAGATAATGTCATAAGATACagagaaaattaattaattctaaaGTATGCTGTAAAACAGAATAAGCAGCATAAAGAACCAAACTGGGTAAAGACTTTTCATCAAACAGGTTTATATTATTACCCATTTGTCTTGAGATTATGAGATATTTGAGGAAGAGCCGTGCTGAGAGGGGTGACTCAGCCCACATAATAATAGCTGTCCTTATTTATTTTCCATAGCCCTCAAAATCATTGGCTATATCTTTTGATAAACGTCCAGCATAACCACTTTTAAACCCATCTAATACTCTGAATTACGAGGCTCTTGGGCACCTGTGCCTTTAGGTAGGTTTTAAATCAATAATATCAAACAGGCACATCTGAGCCCTTATCAAGTAAATCACATTACAATGTTGCAACAGTAAGTTGACGTCATCATGGTTTGATTATTATCATTGAGAGGAACAACACATACTTGATGGTGCACTTAATATTTTGGGTGTTTATTGCTTTTTTAAGCATgaataaaatgctttataatgCTGATGGATTTCATGCAGAATTTAAATCTTACATTGAAACAAGTTTTACCAAGAAAACACATAATGTACTCATTCAGGCTCAAAGCAGCTTAGATCTCTACTGCGTTGAATGTTAGTGTGTTTCTGTCTATTTGCTGAATTGAATACCTGCAGCATTTGCTTaccaaatacattttcataaaaaatgctGAATTACTATCAGTTTACTTTGAATAATTTAATCACAGAGGGAAATAGTACACCAATGGATTTTTGTGAGTGCACACTGTTAAAGATTCTACAGCTCTCTGGATCTCTgctcttttaataattcaacctCCTATCACACGAGTCCTCTGAACAACAAAAACCTTTCAAAGAAAAAGTAAGGCAGAATAAATCCAGGAGATGGGGGGAAAATATAGATCTGAACTGCAGTAAGgcaatattttctatatatagaCTAAAGAAGCAGATGCCCCTAACATATGCCTAATATACAGAAATAAACTGGTTTCAAATGTCAATGGTTTTCAAAACCATGGACAGATCCATTTGTTgtgtttcagcaccatggacagagaCCAACCAAGGATTGTCAAAGCTAAgctttaaaattaagtttaaaaattctgattctgtactTTTGTCTTACCACATCCACTAGCTGAGATATCTTCAATCCAAAGCGGACCTTCACAGAGTGGTTTGCATGCTGAACCGGCCTGACCCAGCGCTGGTACCCCTGAAACAACTCCCTAAGAAGAGCATCTTCTCTTTCTGCAAGAGATACAAACTCTCTAGCTGCCAAAACACacatatcatcatcattatcttaTTACATCATTGATGTAACTTCTCACAGCTTAAAACCATTGTTTATGTGACCTATATAGCTGAAATAACAGTGTTTGTGCTTTAATTACCTACAAAATGGCTGTGCTATAAAAGTGAGTCATATGAATAGAGTACACTAAGTGTAATGACATACAGACAAGGACAGACAGAAACCAAACACTCCATAGACATGACAGTCAGCAGAAGTCCGCTCTATACGCCCTTCACTAATTGTTTACTGACCTCAACTGAGGACAAATGCACTCAACTAAACAacgaacaaattacattttgagttgaaatttaagtaaataaataataaataatcatgatACGATTTCTTATAATTCGCAGAGTGTTATTGCTGACACAATTCAAAACTTTGTTCAACGACTCATTATGTCTTTACTGCAAACTGTGGCACGCAAGGAAGAAGGGAACATAAATCATTTTGATAACACAATTATCCATTACATATTGATTTCAAATAATACTCTAAATGgttttaaactctttaaatgcATTATAGTCCATaactcaaaaactaaaaatgttgatAACAAACATTGAAATAACtttgtagggcagaaagagacagTGATTGTTTACTTACCAGGCGTGATGGCGATGATGCTGGTAAACAGGGTAAAAAGACCAATGACTGCCAGAGTCATTTTGAGAGAAAGTTTGATATTGCGTAACaccagctaaaataaataaaaaaaacttttcgtAACAAGCGACAAAAGTTTGTGGTAGTTATTTGTTGTGAATACTAGACCATTGTAAAGCAGGGGATGAGAGTAGATCACTCCTAGCTGGAATTCATCCAGGCGCGCGCTCGCGCGCTCGAGTCCCGCGCGTGCGTGTCAGTTTAAAGGGACAGATGAATGCATCGCTTCAGGAAATAGATCAACATACTCAGAAAATGCTGCACAGTGTAATTGTAATTGTCACTCTTTGGCCACGGTGGCCAACAGCACAGTTCCTCACAGTTCCAGTGAACGTGAGAAAACGGCataaagttaagtaaaaaaaaaaaaaacaaacaaaaaaaaaagatttaaaaaaattagtgaTAAAATAGCTCAGTTGGTAAAatgaagtttatatatatatatatatatatatatatagagagagagagagagagagagagagagagagagaagccatattaatatattaaataataatacacctTTAAATACTCTATGTATCTCAAATGATATTTGTATCTTATGTAAATCATAAGACAGTCTCAACGTACATTTATAGCTGTCAACCCATTTTCCATCACTTAAACTACAAAACTGATTTTCAGGAAGTATAGTATATTGTATAAAAGTATGCAGCAAGTactgtttgaatttttttctacagctttggatttatttttctatctttcttatTTTGGCTATATAAAGGTGAAATCTAACTTAGTCTTGGTAACAATATGCACTGGCCTATAATGTGTTTGTCTACAATCTCACAGACgtactgaaataaaaacagctgAATCTCTAGTGTGAACACTCACATTGAGTCCAAGCAGCAGCTCGGGCAAACATATCTCCTCAGCGTTCATAGCTACTGTCTGAGCTCAGATGATTTTCTGCTCCAGTTGGAACCAGCTGTGGCCTCCGAGAGGGTCTGTGTCACTTTTCCCTCATGCCATTGCATGTGATTCTCAATTATTCAAACATGAGATTAAACTTCACATTAAAACATGGTCAAATGTCTAATATACATCAGAACTCTCTCATAATGCATGGATAGAATCAGACAAACGCATTGCAGTAGTTAAAAGTTGTGATGTCTGCGCTGGTATTATTGCATTTGGCATTATGAGTTAATGTTTGCTGACTCACATTCTTTGCTTAGCTTACTTCATCTACACTGCAGATGCATGTTAGCATGCATCTACACACAGACTGCCATCTTCAGAAGAGAGCAAAAACAGACtggaaaataacttaaatattcATACACTCCTTTAAATAATGCATCTCAGCCTCCATTTGCACACTCCTCTGACTGAACTGTCGCCACCTGTTAAATCAGCAGAGCCACAGTCATGATGAGTTAACAttgaaaaacactaaaaatatctCTAAGAATCCTCAGAAATTAACAACACAAAACTACAGTCCTAAACCACAGCAAGTAGAATTGGTCATTaacatgataataaaaaaaggggaaaagaCCCCCTTCTGCAAAGCAGATGCATGCTTTGATTTTATTTACCAGTGTAGTGTTACAAGCAgtcatgtggaaaaaaaaatacagtttcaacAGATTCTATTTTCTAAAGTTATTTTAGAGTTTTAATTACCCAGAGTTTTTAAAaagaacagttcaccaaaaaatgaatatttgctaaAGATCTATTCACCCTCCGGCCATCCTAgaagtcatctcatctgaatcaggagagaaatatgcagattCATAAGCCGCATATAAAGCTTTTATCTGTAACCATATATTagcattaaaatgtacaaaaatgaaaGTGCAAAAGTGACAAAAATTGTACGGTTTCAATTTATTCTTTTCTTAATACATCACATAACCATcataataaaacaactttatgataataattatatatgaagTACTCATCAATCATTCAAACGACAGCACGTTTCAAAAATCTGTCTGTAAAGGTCAATCAAAATGCTGCTGCAAGATGCTATTCACATAATGTTTAAACCAATCTAAGTATAATAAGGGgaaaattatgtgaaaatgcGTATTAAAGAACAGTGCATGCAGATGCGTGTAGAGTATGTTAAGGTGTGAGTCCAGTAAAAAGCTTATTATTTGACTTAAAATAAATACCCACATTGCTACTGAGCTAGGGTTGACATTTTTAAAGACACAGTACATACTGTAGTCCTTAAACACGTCACAGGTCAATGATGGGgttctctgatgtaaacaagtgTTTTTGTTCTGCACACAAGCATTTGGAAATTTCAGAAAATCTGTATATGTTTAAGAAAAACACTTAGTTTTGAGAAATCAAGTCAAGGGGAGAGTTGGTTGAGAGCCACTTTGGGATTTTGAGCTTCATTTTCTATGAGAGGTTAAAGAATGTTGAAGCCTCCAGGGCTAAATGTTGTGGTTGAATGACAGCTCTGAAGGGTTTTTGAGTTCGGGTCAGTGTTAGGGCAGCTAAATATTCAGTGTGTGTCCAGTATTGTGCTCAACGGCATCTAAGAATTTTGTGACATTGTGCATTGAATGGCACACAGAGCTTAACACTTATGAAACGTGTCAGGTTTGAAGTCCATTGTTGGGCTTTCTGCTAAGATATTTATTGAAATTAGAAGGATGTCATGTCAAGTTTGTGATAAGACTAGGTTGTGCACTGAAAATAAACAGCCATATGGGTTGTGTTTTAACTGGTCTGACTTTATGCGATCTACAAATCATCCGAGGCTGGTGTGTTATAGCTCTTGAAGAGCGGCTGCATAAAGAGACCGATGGTTCCTGTAACACACACTAAAACAAAGATCCACAGAAACAGACGGTCGATTACCATAGCCACATATTTCCAGTCCTCGATAATCTGTGAGAAACAGAGAAtatgcagatttattttaatttatgtttgacATATCtgcactatataatatatatatatatatatatatatatatatatatatatatatatatatatatatatatatatatatatatatatatatatatatgaagagtttggttccacaatacttttttttttctcaaaatgcaataaatccattgaatcaatatgaatgatgtttttcatattgaaactgatgaaaatacacaacatagtaagttgatccacatatgacagcctctgaacttggtcaaaaCTAATCTTTATATACAGGCACTGAACTAAAAATACATCCATCAGTCATcgcttccaaaatgaattcaacgggtcatcttgttaatgatataaattaatcaCAGCAATAAAAGAATGAACAAGAACCTGAACAACAACATAACATTAGACcccagaaattccaaaatgacatttcccttacattcagcttccaaaagtgcattcatctttgccatgttacattcattcagttgactagtgctatgtgctgtattaacaaagacataaatggcattaataaaaacactaacactgacaagctacacaatatggcgttcataatcgaatgtgattcatctaatgaacacGATTTAGCActgatctatggctctgtgtattaaatgcatctgaataatttccatctgaaagcacgtgatggtTTACCAGTACTATTAATCACAAAATAGGTTTTACTGAGGAGATGCGGATGACAATAACATGCGATTTATCATGTAGCCCTTGTTTATTGATCAGAAAGTGCAAAGTAGATGAGTAAAACTAAGATGCAGAGTGTATTCAAAACGCTGACATTACTGTCTAGAGTCTGTGGAATTTACAGTTTGTGggatggtgtgctgtgattggttgggcGGATATATCGCGttctgcaaaaaagggagactggcaTTTGTCGCCGTTTGGAAAAAAGGGATAAAATATGAATAACTCTGCAAATATGgcattttaagttaaattaaaaatttacttttcaatACCGACCAGAAACAATCCTGATTTGAGCAGGAactcaaatttttttaaatgccatttattGCGTTTGGGAACCAAATTCTTCATAAACACACAAATTTGAGAAAAAGTCAAAAAGTCTTTCAAaatcttaggccactagtatttcaCCAATAAAAGTGGTTTAAGTCAGTTATTCTATGTCTTGTTGTaatgtgtcagtagtaaatatcagtttacattttcaaacattatttttgccattaaatttaataatccagtgagatttttgtttgcacaaggagtctgacaacagccagtgctccacacagagatctgatttcatcatcatccagtctgtctggaataacatgaagaaacagaacaaactgagacagactaaatccagaagaactgtggtaatgtctccaagacacttcaagaaacctacttGCAAAGctatctgaaaaacaatgagcaagtgcacctaggacaaaagcttttttaaacaCC
This DNA window, taken from Carassius auratus strain Wakin chromosome 14, ASM336829v1, whole genome shotgun sequence, encodes the following:
- the LOC113114101 gene encoding neuronal acetylcholine receptor subunit non-alpha-2; protein product: MTLAVIGLFTLFTSIIAITPAREFVSLAEREDALLRELFQGYQRWVRPVQHANHSVKVRFGLKISQLVDVDEKNQLMTTNVWLWQEWLDYKLRWNPENYGGITSIRVPSESIWLPDIVLYENADGRFEGSLMTKAIVRYNGMITWTPPASYKSACTMDVTFFPFDRQNCSMKFGSWTYDGNMVKLVLINQQVDRSDFFDNGEWEILSATGVKGSRQDSHLSYPYITYSFILKRLPLFYTLFLIIPCLGLSFLTVLVFYLPSDEGEKVSLSTSVLVSLTVFLLVIEEIIPSSSKVIPLIGEYLLFIMIFVTLSIIVTIFVINVHHRSSATYHPMSPWVRSLFLQRLPHLLCMRGNTDRYHYPELEPHSPDLKPRNKKGPPGPEGEGQALINLLEQATNSVRYISRHIKKEHFIREVVQDWKFVAQVLDRIFLWTFLTVSVLGTILIFTPALKMFLRTPPPPSP